One window of the Podospora pseudopauciseta strain CBS 411.78 chromosome 4, whole genome shotgun sequence genome contains the following:
- a CDS encoding hypothetical protein (EggNog:ENOG503NX45; CAZy:CE8; COG:G), with amino-acid sequence MNPPVQIPLLFTTSPFPPYPTAKMHLLPLLLPVLGLIPSTAAQSRTTPPSSSCIRVSKTPSAHSAQFSTLSSAITSLSTTSTSPVCIFLYPGTYQEQVLIPAAIKSPISIYGSTTNSASYTSNSVTITQSKSQANTGASNDETGTVRVKANNVKIYNLNIVNSYGKGSQAVALSAYADSGYYGCSFQGYQDTVLANRGKQYYSRCEIVGVTDFIFGQESPAWFERCDIRVLSSSVGYITASGRSNSASPNFYVFNNCNIAAKSGQSVNNGAFYLGRPWREYARVVFQSTAMSGVVNGAGWRIWNAGDERTSNVYFGEYANSGPGAGGTRASFARRLGGPVAIETVLGGDYKGQGWFDGNYGM; translated from the exons ATGAACCCTCCCGTGcaaatccccctcctcttcaccacctcccctttcccaccttacccaaccgccaaaatgcacctcctccccctcctcctccccgttcTCGGGCTGATCCCCTCAACGGCAGCCCAATCTcgcaccacccccccatcctcctcctgcatCCGCGTATCCAAGACCCCCTCAGCCCACTCGGCCCAATTctcaaccctctcctccgccatcacctccctctccacaacctccactTCCCCCGTCTGCATCTTCCTCTACCCCGGCACCTACCAAGAACAAGTCCTCAtccccgccgccatcaaatcccccatctccatctaCGGCTCAACCACCAACTCAGCCTCCTACACCTCAAACTCCGTAACAATAACCCAGTCCAAATCCCAAGCCAACACCGGCGCCTCCAACGACGAGACGGGCACCGTCCGTGTAAAAGCCAACAACGTCAAGATCTACAACCTCAACATCGTAAACTCCTACGGCAAGGGGTCGCAAGCCGTAGCCCTGTCCGCATACGCCGACAGCGGCTACTACGGCTGCTCCTTCCAAGGGTATCAAGACACCGTCCTCGCCAACCGGGGGAAGCAGTATTATTCCCGCTGCGAGATCGTCGGGGTGACGGACTTTATCTTTGGACAGGAAAGCCCGGCTTGGTTTGAGAGGTGCGATATTAGAGTGCTGTCGTCTTCGGTAGGATATATTACTG CGTCTGGGAGATCAAACTCCGCCTCGCCAAACTTCTATGTCTTCAACAACTGCAACATCGCAGCCAAGTCAGGGCAGAGCGTGAACAACGGGGCGTTTTACCTGGGTAGGCCGTGGAGGGAGTACGCCAGGGTTGTGTTTCAGAGTACGGCCATGAGTGGTGTTGTCAATGGGGCGGGATGGAGGATTTGGAATGCGGGGGATGAGAGGACGTCGAATGTTTACTTTGGGGAGTATGCCAACTCGGGCCCGGGGGCGGGCGGGACGAGGGCGAGCTTtgcgaggaggttggggggtcCGGTGGCAATCGAGACGGTGCTGGGGGGGGACTATAAGGGGCAGGGCTGGTTTGATGGGAATTATGGAATGTGA
- a CDS encoding hypothetical protein (EggNog:ENOG503NYCR; COG:G; CAZy:AA9), protein MPSFTSKTLLAALAGAAAVNAHGHVKNVVVNGASFQGYDINSFPYTQNPPKVAAWTASNTDNGFVGPESFASSDIICHKNSANAQGRIVVAAGDSVFVQWDTWPESHHGPVIDYLASCGNTGCDKIEKTALEFFKIAEAGLVNGAQAPGRWASDVLIDNNNSWMIKIPANIRPGQYVLRHEIIALHSGGDLNGAQNYPQCFNIEVTGSGTVLPQGVKGTSLYTPTDAGIRFNIYRSLDSYPIPGPALPAGFAPVAQGSSAIVSSATAITGAATNAPAPIATTTAVNVVPSPTTIVTSVVQTSAAQTSAVQTAVPVQTSTRPISTRPQPTRCPGLGRRHLRKVARA, encoded by the coding sequence ATGCCTTCCTTCACCTCCAAGACTCTCCTCGCCGCTTTGGCCGGTGCCGCTGCTGTCAACGCCCATGGCCACGTTAAGAACGTTGTCGTGAATGGTGCCTCCTTCCAGGGCTACGACATCAACAGCTTCCCTTACACTCAGAACCCTCCCAAGGTTGCCGCCTGGACCGCTTCCAACACCGACAATGGCTTCGTTGGCCCCGAGTCTTTCGCCTCTAGCGACATCATCTGCCACAAGAACTCGGCCAACGCTCAGGGCCGCATCGTTGTTGCCGCGGGTGACAGCGTCTTTGTTCAGTGGGACACCTGGCCCGAGTCTCACCACGGCCCCGTCATTGACTACCTTGCCTCGTGCGGTAACACTGGCTGCGACAAGATTGAGAAGACTGCTCTCGAGTTCTTCAAGATCGCCGAGGCTGGTCTTGTCAACGGTGCCCAGGCCCCTGGCCGGTGGGCTTCCGATGTCCTCattgacaacaacaacagctggaTGATCAAGATTCCCGCCAACATCCGCCCCGGCCAGTACGTCCTTCGCCACGAGATCATCGCCCTTCACTCCGGCGGCGACCTCAACGGCGCCCAGAACTACCCTCAGTGCTTCAACATTGAGGTCACTGGTTCCGGCACTGTCCTTCCCCAGGGTGTCAAGGGTACTTCCCTCTACACTCCCACCGACGCTGGTATCCGCTTCAACATCTACCGCTCCCTCGACAGCTACCCCATCCCCGGTCCCGCTCTCCCCGCCGGCTTCGCTCCCGTTGCTCAGGGCTCCTCCGCCATCGTTTCCTCTGCCACCGCTATCACCGGCGCTGCCACCAACGCCCCTGCTCCCattgccaccaccaccgctgtcAACGTTGTCCCCAGCCCTACCACTATCGTCACCTCTGTTGTCCAGACCTCTGCTGCTCAGACCTCTGCTGTTCAGACTGCCGTGCCTGTCCAGACCAGCACTCGTCCTATCAGCACCCGCCCCCAGCCTACCCGCTGCCCCGGTCTCGGTCGCCGCCACCTCCGCAAGGTCGCCCGCGCTTAA
- a CDS encoding hypothetical protein (COG:A; COG:T; EggNog:ENOG503NY3C), which translates to MPGQLADLSSLDARSAALREKLSRSRRQNSTTISKESSKVSLGATDDDIQDLITSIRVTSGANDDNPQPSSSSSDALSRNHQAHAANSTKYTSQDEVYTNTSQPLSFMNAMTSNHHGLPNCQETLVTRTTSSTGLQPHTGNVEVSSSASHAIQELLELAPDIKDWLEMTEYHNTEVRTVKLDRFRRLRDLAAKKKRLEEEERKLLEEAENDSWPRQPQNKATPAPLVTRVHSVSETRQSLPTPITPKKPEPEGKETTSAMFLTSGIMHTATKRAHPEEGADTQGRDKLPRTNHQDVQREDNNPVDESRRLEFVDSRPSHPRHDFGRPPPCWHNYKEPSNFQRSRTPPRGPSIRREYGDDRPQSRYDSYKGRWDSAHHDRENGRSRRLDFGRRGDTRFFIVKSFNEQNVEQCMEDNIWTTQAKNSSTFTEAFNQCRNVILFFSINQSGHFQGYARMTTAPSSKIPRPCWMKSLPWGTSEPFRLEWLSTTPLEFRRVRRVTNPLNEGLPVFVGKDGQEIETSVGHELLNEMDLERERRWDEDHRGRWVSDYQRDEDYHHGTMVKRESST; encoded by the exons ATGCCAGGCCAACTGGCTGATCTGAGCAGCCTGGATGCTCGCTCCGCTGCGCTGAGAGAGAAACTCAGTCGAAGTCGCCGGCAGAACAGCACGACCATTTCTAAAGAGTCGAGCAAGGTGTCGTTAGGTGCGACTGATGACGATATTCAGGACTTGATCACCTCGATACGGGTTACATCTGGAGCCAACGATGATAACCCACAgccctcatcgtcgtcgtctgatGCCTTGTCAAGAAACCATCAGGCCCATGCTGCTAACTCAACCAAGTACACCTCACAAGATGAGGTCTATACGAACACTTCACAGCCCCTTTCATTCATGAATGCCATGACGAGCAACCATCATGGGTTACCAAACTGTCAAGAGACACTGGTCACCCGGACAACGTCTTCCACCGGCTTACAGCCACACACAGGCAATGTAGAAGTCTCATCGTCAGCTTCCCACGCGATACAAGAGCTACTCGAGCTTGCTCCCGACATCAAAGACTGGCTTGAAATGACCGAGTACCACAACACAGAGGTTCGCACAGTAAAGTTGGACCGTTTTCGGCGCTTAAGAGACCTCGCGGCCAAGAAAAAGAgactcgaggaggaggaacgaAAGCTTTTGGAAGAAGCTGAGAATGATTCCTGGCCACGGCAACCTCAGAACAAGGCCACACCCGCGCCTTTGGTTACTCGCGTACACAGTGTCTCAGAGACGAGACAAAGCTTACCTactcccatcacccccaaaaaacccGAGCCTGAGGGCAAAGAAACCACTAGCGCAATGTTTCTGACTTCAGGCATCATGCACACGGCGACAAAGAGAGCGCACCCTGAGGAAGGGGCTGACACGCAAGGAAGAGATAAGCTTCCTCGAACTAACCACCAAGATGTCCAGAGAGAAGACAACAACCCAGTGGATGAGAGCAGACGCCTAGAGTTTGTGGACAGTCGTCCTAGCCACCCTCGGCATGATTTTGGGCGCCCGCCCCCCTGCTGGCATAACTACAAGGAGCCGTCCAACTTCCAGCGTTCTCGGACCCCGCCGAGAGGTCCTTCAATCCGTCGGGAATATGGTGATGACCGGCCTCAGTCGAGGTACGATAGCTACAAAGGACGTTGGGATTCGGCTCATCATGACAGAGAGAACGGAAGATCGCGACGTCTGGACTTTGGACGTCGAGGTG ATACTCGATTCTTCATCGTCAAGTCTTTTAATGAGCAGAATGTCGAACAGTGTATGGAAGAT AATATTTGGACCACGCAGGCCAAAAACAGCTCGACATTTACCGAGGCCTTCAACCAGTGTAGGAACGTTATCCTGTTCTTTTCGATCAACCAGTCTGGCCACTTTCAAGGCTACGCCCGGATGACAACCGCACCGTCGTCGAAGATCCCACGCCCCTGCTGGATGAAGAGCCTGCCCTGGGGCACCAGCGAGCCGTTCAGACTGGAATGGTTGAGCACCACACCCCTCGAGTTTCGAAGAGTCCGTCGAGTTACAAACCCGCTCAATGAGGGCTTGCCGGTTTTTGTGGGCAAAGACGGACAGGAAATTGAGACCAGCGTTGGACACGAGCTGTTGAATGAGATGGATTTGGAGCGAGAGCGGAGGTGGGACGAAGATCACCGCGGTAGGTGGGTATCGGACTACCAGAGGGATGAGGATTATCACCATGGGACTATGGTGAAGCGTGAGTCGTCCACTTAG